The Apium graveolens cultivar Ventura chromosome 6, ASM990537v1, whole genome shotgun sequence genome contains a region encoding:
- the LOC141664321 gene encoding protein REDUCED CHLOROPLAST COVERAGE 1-like, whose product MAPNKNGRGKAKGDKKKKEEKFLPVVMDVTVNLPDDTQVLLKGISTDTIIDIRRLLSVNTLTCHVTNFSLSHEVRGPRLKDTVDVAALKPCVLTLTEEDYDEKGATAHVRRLLDIVACTTSFGSSANKEDSGKNASAMQDSKASKKSLRKRMSPPPEKSLSVSPSSPPASSDVSVDGEMDNLNPRLGSFYDFFSLSHLTPPLHFIKRLERQQKDGIFVDHLFSLEVKVCNGKLINVEACRKGFYIVGKHRILCHNLVDLLRQLSRAFDNAYDDLMKAFLERNKFGNLPYGFRANTWLIPPVASHSPSVFPPLPAEDETWGGNGGGFRRDEESDLLPWANEFRFVASMPCKTPEERQIRDRKAFIVHSLFVDVAIFQGILAMQNLLEKSSLNSSDLKVELEPHTVRVGDLSITVMRDAMNASCKLITKIDGAHTTGVEQKNLDERNLLKGITADENTAAHDISTLGVVNVRFCGYIAVVKVEVDDSFKIGPRSENIELLDQPDGGACALNINSLRKLLHKRTDPEDNKMLPDLQNLEHAKFSSADKFVENLLKESLSKLDEEILQGHTFLRWELGACWIQHLQDQKKLEKEKKLSIEKTKNEVKVEGLGTSLRSMKNKNKNLNGSKDELLPDNLKLTANGNHGEIDNIMLSSPESRLEVNSSENEVELRRLITDDAFTRLKESETGLHSKSLQELISLSQKYYDEVALPKLVADFGSLELSPVDGRTLTDFMHTRGLRMRSLGQVVKLSEKLSHVQSLCIHEMIVRAFKHILQAVIATIVNTDEMAVVIASALNLILGFSESEQSDDYCGVNPLVWRWLEVFLKKRYDWDLRIENYKDVRKFAILRGLCHKVGIELVPRDYNMKSPRPFQKVDIISLLPVHKQAACSSADGRQLLESSKTALDKGKLEDAVTYGTKALAKLVAVCGPYNRMTAGAYSLLAVVLYHTGDFNQATIYQQKALDINERELGLDHPDTMKSYGDLAVFYYRLQHTELALKYVKRALYLLHLTCGPSHPNTAATYINVAMMEEGLGNVHVALRYLHKALKCNQQLLGPDHIQTAASYHAIAIALSLMEAYPLSVQHEQTTLQILKTKLGPDDLRTQDAAAWLEYFESKAFEQQEAARNGTRKPDASIASKGHLSVSDLLDYISPSNDAKRKDSALLKRKSYISKLKEKSYENFGLASSEGSLKDMPQVVLDEQKQFPESEGDSNGKIEFTDAPLEYEQPLEERIPREEPVQLQPLLEESALKKTVIAIDTLRESNGEGEDGWQPVHRPRSGRSYGRRLRQRRAAMSKVYPYQKKDVNSEPEYLRTQSTYQDSKHQMLKKRILSPGSYVEYHSTKSPFQGNKFGRRTVKAVTYRVKSVSSTKDSTIDNSKLSENEAVSRPVSAERDAGVVSIRSSIVSLGKSPSYKEVALAPPGTISMLQVQASQNDFPDKIELMVRDEETSGAGDKKFDVAVDSTDPFKIETITAVNPEETYSTAKDEDKQPEVISSNGEMTQSSTENIQGSSSIVEGKDPSYFTSQEERDSNENPSVPCFIDTREVPNKKLSASAAPFNPSPTATRGPPLPLNIVLPPGPGDVTPVGPWPVNMTLHQGPTVSPSCSTPRHPYPSPPPTPNMIQSLRFVYPPPYTHSQPLPARTFPVTSSPFHPNHFAWQHNVSPNTPEYIQGPIWSGCQPMELSVQASVVEPIAEPYLESNKASDFVVISSSNNIDVKNQTKTEAKFQESDVRENPNDGMQSETVQGVLKPVLHGVPFPEYLMDDSINAYRYAGSSGDNYVQGNPHRIGNEKTFNILIRGRKNRKQTPRMPIGLLNRPYNSQSFKVIYSRVIKETRAPTSTCFSSDDMSTPCAT is encoded by the exons ATGGCACCAAACAAGAATGGAAGAGGCAAAGCCAAAGGAGacaagaagaagaaagaagagaaaT TTCTTCCGGTTGTAATGGATGTTACTGTCAATCTGCCTGATGACACTCAAGTGCTTCTAAAG GGCATATCAACGGACACGATTATAGATATTCGGCGGCTGCTGTCCGTGAATACTCTCACCTGCCACGTCACCAACTTTTCGTTATCTCATGAG GTAAGAGGACCCCGTTTAAAAGATACAGTGGACGTTGCTGCATTAAAGCCCTGCGTCCTCACTCTAACAGAAG AGGACTATGACGAAAAGGGCGCGACGGCGCATGTTAGAAGGTTGTTAGACATCGTTGCTTGCACCACCAGCTTTGGATCGTCGGCGAACAAGGAAGATTCCGGCAAAAATGCGTCGGCTATGCAGGATAGCAAGGCCTCCAAAAAATCTCTGCGGAAACGAATGTCTCCGCCGCCGGAGAAAAGCTTGTCGGTGTCTCCGTCATCTCCTCCCGCTTCCAGTGATGTGTCAGTTGATGGAGAAATGGACAATCTGAACCCTAGGCTTGGTAGCTTTTACGACTTCTTTTCACTCTCTCATCTCACTCCTCCACTTCACT TTATAAAGAGGTTAGAAAGACAGCAAAAAGATGGAATTTTTGTTGATCATCTTTTCTCTCTTGAA GTGAAAGTTTGCAATGGAAAGCTGATCAATGTTGAAGCTTGTCGAAAAGGATTTTACATTGTTGGAAAGCATAGGATTCTGTGCCACAATCTTGTTGATCTGTTAAGGCAGCTGAGTCGGGCCTTTGATAAT GCATATGATGATTTAATGAAAGCATTCCTGGAACGCAATAAG TTTGGGAATCTCCCCTATGGTTTCAGAGCCAATACATGGCTCATACCTCCTGTTGCTTCACATTCACCATCAGTTTTTCCTCCTCTGCCCGCGGAGGATGAAACATGGGGAGGAAATGGAGGTGGTTTCAGAAGGGATGAAGAAAGTGATTTGCTACCTTGGGCTAATGAATTTCGGTTTGTGGCATCTATGCCTTGCAAGACACCCGAGGAGAGGCAGATTCGAGACAGAAAAGCTTTTATCGTACACAGCCTATTTGTAGATGTTGCCATCTTTCAAGGCATTCTGGCCATGCAAAATCTATTGGAAAAATCAAGTTTGAACAGTTCAGATCTCAAAGTCGAGCTTGAACCTCATACAGTGAGAGTAGGGGACTTGAGTATAACTGTTATGAGAGATGCTATGAATGCTAGCTGCAAGTTGATTACCAAAATTGACGGAGCTCACACAACTGGGGTAGAGCAGAAAAACTTGGATGAGAGAAATCTTCTAAAAGGGATCACAGCTGATGAAAATACTGCTGCCCAT GATATTTCCACTCTGGGTGTTGTCAATGTAAGATTTTGTGGTTACATTGCTGTTGTGAAAGTTGAGGTGGATGACAGCTTCAAAATAGGTCCTCGATCAGAAAACATTGAACTTCTTGATCAACCTGATGGTGGTGCCTGTGCCCTCAATATCAACAG TTTACGAAAGCTTCTTCATAAAAGAACAGATCCTGAAGATAATAAAATGCTACCAGATTTACAGAATTTGGAACATGCCAAGTTCAGTTCTGCTGACAAGTTTGTCGAAAATCTTTTGAAAGAGAGTTTGAGTAAGCTTGATGAAGAGATACTGCAAGGGCATACATTCTTAAGGTGGGAACTTGGAGCCTGCTGGATTCAACATTTGCAGGATCAGAAaaaactggaaaaggaaaagaaactgTCTATTGAGAAGACAAAAAACGAGGTAAAGGTTGAGGGGCTTGGTACATCTCTTCGGTCCATGAAAAATAAAAACAAGAACCTAAATGGGAGCAAAGATGAACTGTTGCCTGACAACTTAAAATTGACTGCTAATGGTAACCATGGAGAGATAGACAATATCATGCTTTCTTCCCCGGAGTCTCGACTTGAGGTGAATTCCAGTGAAAATGAGGTAGAACTTAGGAGGTTGATAACTGACGATGCCTTTACTCGATTAAAAGAGTCAGAAACTGGACTTCACAGCAAG TCTTTGCAAGAGCTGATTAGCTTGTCTCAGAAATATTATGACGAGGTTGCACTACCGAAACTA GTCGCAGATTTTGGTTCCTTGGAACTTTCCCCGGTAGATGGAAGGACTTTGACTGATTTCATGCATACACGAGGTCTTCGGATGCGTTCTCTTGGGCAAGTG GTTAAGCTGTCAGAAAAGTTATCGCATGTGCAATCTCTCTGTATACATGAGATGATAGTACGAGCATTTAAGCATATTCTTCAGGCCGTGATTGCCACAATAGTTAATACAGATGAAATGGCAGTGGTGATTGCTTCTGCATTAAATTTAATCCTCGGATTTTCTGAAAGTGAACAATCTGATGACTATTGCGGAGTTAATCCTCTTGTCTGGAGATGGCTAGAGGTATTTCTAAAGAAACGTTATGACTGGGACCTTAGGATCGAGAATTACAAAGATGTGAGGAAATTTGCAATTCTTCGTGGATTATGCCACAAG GTGGGTATTGAGCTAGTTCCAAGAGACTATAATATGAAATCTCCAAGACCTTTCCAGAAAGTAGATATTATCAGCTTGCTACCGGTACATAAG CAAGCAGCATGCTCATCTGCAGATGGGCGACAACTCTTGGAATCATCTAAAACAGCTTTAGATAAGGGAAAACTTGAAGATGCAGTAACCTATGGTACAAAG GCTCTTGCGAAGCTAGTTGCAGTTTGTGGTCCCTACAATAGGATGACAGCAGGAGCTTACAGTCTTCTTGCTGTAGTTTTATATCATACAGGAGACTTTAATCAG GCTACAATTTATCAGCAAAAGGCATTGGATATCAATGAAAGGGAACTAGGACTCGATCATCCAGATACGATGAAGAGTTATGGGGATCTTGCTGTGTTTTATTACAGACTTCAGCATACAGAGCTCGCTCTAAA GTATGTTAAGCGTGCATTGTATCTGTTGCATCTCACATGTGGCCCATCTCATCCAAATACTGCTGCGACGTACATCAATGTAGCTATGATGGAGGAGGGACTAGGAAATGTACATGTTGCCCTTAGATATCTCCATAAAGCACTGAAGTGTAACCAACAGTTACTTGGCCCAGACCATATACAG ACTGCAGCAAGTTACCATGCTATAGCAATTGCACTCTCCTTGATGGAAGCTTATCCTTTGAGTGTTCAACATGAGCAAACTACCTTGCAGATTCTAAAAACAAAGCTGGGGCCAGATGACCTGCGCACACAG GATGCTGCTGCTTGGCTTGAGTACTTCGAGTCAAAGGCTTTTGAACAGCAAGAAGCTGCACGAAATGGGACTCGAAAGCCTGATGCATCTATTGCCAGCAAAGGCCACTTGAG TGTGTCAGATTTGCTCGACTACATTAGCCCAAGTAATGATGCCAAAAGAAAGGATTCTGCCTTGCTAAAGAGGAAAAGCTATATTTCAAAG TTAAAAGAAAAATCGTACGAGAACTTTGGATTGGCAAGTTCTGAAGGATCTTTAAAAGATATGCCTCAAGTGGTTTTGGATGAACAGAAACAGTTTCCTGAATCTGAAGGTGATAGTAATGGGAAAATTGAATTCACAGATGCACCTCTTGAGTATGAACAACCACTTGAGGAAAGAATTCCCAGGGAAGAGCCTGTTCAATTGCAACCTCTTTTGGAGGAAAGTGCTCTTAAAAAAACTGTTATTGCTATTGATACCCTACGTGAATCAAACGGTGAGGGAGAAGATGGATGGCAACCAGTTCATAGACCAAGATCAGGTCGATCATATGGACGGCGACTAAGGCAGCGGAGAGCGGCTATGAGCAAGGTTTACCCTTATCAGAAGAAAGATGTGAATTCTGAACCAGAATATTTAAGAACACAGAGTACTTATCAAGATAGTAAGCATCAGATGCTAAAGAAACGAATTTTGTCTCCCGGAAGTTATGTTGAGTATCACTCAACAAAGAGTCCCTTTCAGGGTAATAAATTTGGTCGGAGAACTGTGAAAGCTGTAACATACAGAGTGAAGTCTGTTTCATCTACCAAGGATTCTACAATTGACAACTCAAAACTTAGCGAGAATGAAGCTGTTTCCAGACCTGTTTCCGCGGAAAGAGATGCTGGCGTAGTATCAATAAGAAGCTCAATAGTTAGCCTTGGAAAATCACCTTCTTACAAGGAAGTAGCACTGGCTCCACCAGGTACTATTTCAATGCTGCAAGTCCAGGCGTCCCAGAATGACTTTCCTGATAAAATAGAACTCATGGTGAGAGATGAAGAAACCAGTGGAGCAGGAGATAAGAAATTTGATGTAGCTGTTGATTCAACTGATCCCTTTAAAATTGAGACTATAACTGCTGTCAATCCAGAAGAAACATATTCAACCGCTAAGGACGAGGATAAACAGCCTGAGGTAATTTCTTCAAATGGGGAAATGACTCAGTCCAGCACTGAGAATATTCAAGGTTCATCTAGCATTGTTGAAGGTAAAGATCCTTCATACTTCACTTCACAAGAAGAAAGGGATTCAAATGAAAACCCTTCAGTTCCATGTTTTATTGATACTCGAGAAGTCCCCAACAAAAAGCTGTCTGCATCAGCCGCTCCTTTTAATCCTTCACCAACTGCCACACGTGGACCTCCTTTGCCCTTAAATATTGTTCTTCCTCCAGGTCCTGGTGATGTTACACCTGTTGGTCCATGGCCGGTAAATATGACTCTTCATCAAGGTCCAACTGTTAGTCCATCGTGCTCAACTCCTCGTCACCCATATCCATCACCTCCTCCAACACCAAACATGATACAATCTTTGCGATTTGTCTACCCTCCTCCATATACTCATTCACAACCATTACCAGCCCGTACTTTTCCTGTAACTAGCAGCCCGTTTCATCCCAATCATTTTGCGTGGCAACACAATGTGAGCCCTAACACACCAGAGTACATACAAGGCCCAATTTGGTCTGGCTGCCAGCCAATGGAGCTCTCTGTACAGGCATCTGTTGTGGAGCCAATTGCTGAACCCTATTTGGAATCAAATAAAGCATCTGATTTTGTTGTTATTTCTAGCAGTAATAATATTGACGTCAAGAATCAAACTAAGACTGAAGCAAAATTTCAGGAATCAGATGTTAGGGAGAACCCGAACGACGGGATGCAGTCAGAAACTGTTCAAGGAGTTCTAAAACCAGTTTTACATGGTGTTCCCTTTCCAGAGTATTTAATGGATGACAGTATCAATGCATATAGATATGCTGGAAGCAGTGGTGATAATTATGTGCAAGGCAACCCTCACAGAATTGGCAATGAGAAAACCTTCAACATTTTGATAAGGGGAAGAAAAAACCGGAAACAGACTCCGAGAATGCCAATAGGTTTACTTAACCGGCCGTATAATTCCCAGTCCTTTAAGGTCATTTATAGCAGAGTGATTAAAGAGACTAGAGCACCCACGTCTACCTGCTTTTCTTCAGATGATATGAGTACTCCGTGTGCAACTTAG